From one Eucalyptus grandis isolate ANBG69807.140 chromosome 9, ASM1654582v1, whole genome shotgun sequence genomic stretch:
- the LOC104431246 gene encoding 2-hydroxyisoflavanone dehydratase-like → MASESSEVVLEYPFFKVYKDGHLEFRFPPVAKIPPSDDPDTGVRSKDVVISLDPPVSARIFLPRIPDPARKLPLLFYVHGGGFSIESAFSRNYHNFVSTVAAEAGAIAVSVEYGLFPSRPIPACYDDSWAALRWVAGHAGGDGAEPWLNEHADFGRVFIGGDSAGGNISHTLAARVGSIGLPQGVKVVGVILVHPYFGGTDDDQMWLYMCPANAGLSDPRLKPAKEDLARLGCEKLLMFVAEKDHLMKVGIGYHEELKKSGWKGSVELVKNVGEQHCFHLFDPKYEKAVELKDKFVSFIKNN, encoded by the coding sequence ATGGCTTCAGAGAGCAGTGAGGTGGTCTTGGAGTACCCATTCTTCAAAGTCTACAAGGACGGCCACTTGGAATTCCGCTTTCCGCCGGTCGCGAAGATCCCGCCCTCCGATGACCCCGACACCGGCGTCCGGTCCAAGGACGTCGTCATCTCCTTGGACCCTCCCGTCTCCGCCCGCATCTTCCTGCCCCGCATCCCCGACCCGGCCCGGAAACTCCCCCTCCTCTTCTACGTCCACGGCGGCGGGTTCTCCATTGAGTCGGCCTTCTCCCGCAACTACCACAACTTCGTCAGCACGGTCGCGGCGGAGGCCGGCGCGATCGCCGTCTCGGTCGAGTACGGGCTCTTCCCGTCTCGCCCCATACCGGCCTGCTACGACGACTCCTGGGCCGCGCTCCGGTGGGTGGCGGGCCACGCCGGCGGGGACGGGGCGGAGCCGTGGCTGAACGAGCACGCCGACTTCGGGCGGGTCTTCATCGGCGGGGACAGCGCCGGCGGCAACATATCGCACACGCTGGCCGCCCGGGTCGGGTCGATCGGGCTGCCGCAGGGGGTGAAGGTGGTGGGGGTCATATTGGTGCACCCGTACTTCGGCGGGACGGACGACGACCAGATGTGGCTGTACATGTGCCCCGCGAACGCCGGGCTGTCGGATCCGAGGCTGAAGCCGGCGAAGGAGGACCTGGCGAGGCTGGGGTGCGAGAAGTTGTTGATGTTCGTGGCGGAGAAGGATCACCTGATGAAGGTCGGAATTGGGTACCACGAGGAGTTGAAGAAGAGTGGATGGAAAGGGAGTGTGGAGCTGGTGAAGAATGTTGGAGAACAGCACTGCTTTCACCTGTTCGATCCCAAGTACGAGAAGGCGGTGGAGTTGAAGGACAAGTTCGTCTCCTTCATCAAGAACAACTGA
- the LOC104418749 gene encoding 2-hydroxyisoflavanone dehydratase has translation MASDSKEVVKEFPFFKVYKDGRLEFLMPPVEKIPPSDDPDTGVRSKDVVISLDPPVSARIFLPRIPDPARKLPLLFYTHGGGFCTQSAFSRKYHDLVSTVAAEAGAIAVSVEYGLFPSRPIPACYDDSWAALRWVAGHAGGDGAEPWLNEHADFGRVFMGGESAGGNIPHTLAARVGSIGLPQGVKVVGIVLVHPFFGGTVDDQMWMHMCPTNGGLSDPRLKPAREDLARLGCEKVLVFVAEKDHLREAGIGYYEELKKSGWRGSAELVENVWEEHCFHLRDPKHEKAVELRDKIVSFIKHN, from the coding sequence ATGGCTTCAGACAGCAAGGAGGTGGTCAAGGAGTTCCCGTTCTTCAAAGTCTACAAGGATGGCCGCTTGGAATTCCTCATGCCTCCCGTCGAGAAGATCCCTCCCTCCGATGACCCCGACACCGGCGTCCGGTCCAAGGACGTCGTCATCTCCTTGGACCCTCCCGTCTCCGCCCGGATCTTCCTGCCCCGCATCCCCGACCCGGCCCGGAAACTCCCCCTCCTCTTCTACACCCACGGCGGCGGGTTCTGCACGCAGTCCGCCTTCTCTCGCAAATACCACGACTTGGTCAGCACGGTCGCGGCCGAGGCCGGGGCGATCGCCGTCTCCGTCGAGTACGGGCTCTTCCCGTCTCGCCCCATACCGGCCTGCTACGACGACTCCTGGGCCGCGCTCCGGTGGGTGGCGGGCCACGCCGGCGGGGACGGGGCGGAGCCGTGGCTGAACGAGCACGCCGACTTCGGGCGGGTCTTCATGGGCGGCGAGAGCGCCGGGGGGAACATACCGCACACGCTGGCCGCCCGGGTCGGGTCGATCGGGCTGCCGCAGGGCGTGAAGGTGGTGGGGATCGTATTGGTGCACCCGTTTTTCGGCGGGACGGTCGACGACCAGATGTGGATGCACATGTGCCCGACGAACGGCGGGCTGTCGGATCCGAGGCTGAAGCCGGCGAGGGAGGACCTGGCGAGGCTGGGGTGCGAGAAGGTGCTGGTGTTCGTGGCGGAGAAGGATCACCTGAGGGAGGCTGGAATTGGGTACTACGAGGAGCTGAAGAAGAGTGGATGGAGAGGGAGCGCGGAGCTGGTGGAGAATGTCTGGGAAGAGCACTGCTTTCACCTGCGCGATCCCAAGCACGAGAAGGCCGTGGAGTTGAGGGACAAGATCGTCTCCTTCATCAAACACAACTGA
- the LOC104418750 gene encoding 2-hydroxyisoflavanone dehydratase-like, whose translation MASESSEVVKEFRFFRVFKDGRLEFFMPPVEKIPPFDDPNTGVRSKDVVISLDPPVSARIFLPPISDPARKLPLLFYVHGGGFSMLSAFARSYHNFVSTVAAEAGAIAVSVEYGLFPSRPVPACYDDSWAALRWVAGHAGGDGAEPWLNEHADFGRVFIGGDSAGGNISHTLAARVGSIGLPQGVRAAGVILVHPYFGGTDDDQMWLHMCPTNGGLSDPRLKPAKEDLARLGCEKVLVFVAEKDHLMDVGIGYYEELKKSGWKGSVEMVKNVGEEHCFHIHNPMYEKAVELKDKFVSFIKNN comes from the coding sequence ATGGCTTCGGAGAGCAGTGAGGTGGTCAAGGAGTTCCGATTCTTCAGAGTCTTCAAGGATGGCCGCTTGGAATTCTTCATGCCTCCCGTCGAGAAGATCCCGCCCTTCGATGACCCCAACACCGGCGTCCGATCCAAGGACGTCGTCATCTCCTTGGACCCGCCCGTCTCCGCCCGGATCTTCCTGCCCCCGATCTCCGACCCGGCCCGGAAGCTCCCCCTCCTCTTCTACGTCCACGGCGGCGGGTTCTCCATGCTGTCCGCGTTCGCCCGCAGCTACCACAACTTCGTCAGCACGGTCGCGGCCGAGGCCGGCGCGATCGCCGTCTCCGTCGAGTACGGGCTCTTCCCGTCTCGCCCCGTCCCGGCCTGCTACGACGACTCCTGGGCCGCGCTCCGGTGGGTGGCGGGCCACGCCGGCGGGGACGGGGCGGAGCCGTGGCTGAACGAGCACGCCGACTTCGGGCGGGTCTTCATCGGCGGGGACAGCGCCGGGGGCAACATCTCGCACACGCTGGCGGCCCGGGTCGGGTCGATCGGGCTGCCGCAGGGGGTGAGGGCGGCGGGGGTCATATTGGTGCATCCGTACTTCGGCGGGACGGACGACGACCAGATGTGGCTGCACATGTGCCCCACGAACGGCGGGCTGTCGGATCCGAGGCTGAAGCCGGCGAAGGAGGACCTGGCGAGGCTGGGGTGCGAGAAGGTGTTGGTGTTCGTGGCGGAGAAGGATCACCTGATGGATGTCGGAATCGGGTACTACGAGGAGCTGAAGAAGAGCGGATGGAAAGGGAGTGTGGAGATGGTGAAGAATGTCGGGGAAGAGCACTGCTTTCACATCCACAATCCCATGTACGAGAAGGCGGTGGAGTTGAAGGACAAGTTCGTCTCCTTCATCAAGAACAACTGA